One window of the Terriglobales bacterium genome contains the following:
- a CDS encoding TonB-dependent receptor — protein MSIHVRRFLRFVLCVGSLTFFSLLTFAQSDLGRISGFIKDPSGATIPNAKVTVANKSGLQRSTVTNESGYYTVTNVPPGLYTVTAEATGFQKFQSADNKLDPSSNLVVDATLSVGATTQTVEVSASAVQLQTESATVQKLVNREQIDSLELNGRNPIFMANLVPGVRGTNIVGLSIGVGGLSTNINGARTPESLVTYDGAPAMRTRSNGAILGQPDVDSVQEIQVLTADYSAEYGRSSGGQIRIVSKSGTQTFHGSAFEYVRNTIFNANSWSRNQNPLTQFTAPDHYNQFGYNIGGPVYIPNHFNSNKDKLFFYWGQEWVKRVFTDTSSQTVPTLAMREGDFRELLTNPIFGYTATTGVIKDPTTGTQFVASSNPADPNFSPACTGAATCANVIPASRVSHNGLGILNSWPVPNLTVPIGNNNWTAFAKHPQNQRKDTLTLDWNATDKQRLSFHRFNYAWFEYQPLDGGTNETPKFFDRPNYTYSLNHTWTISPTKVNEVLLSYSQDVVHIPIDAANFLDRTKGAAQGPNLFGVNYNYIFNDGSKLLPTRIPSVNMSKFSTLNGGPYPSHSAGPVGDLSDSFTWVKGNHTWKFGGLYEYSGENDNDEINVSACSTCTNNQNGQFQFVDSRAGGTGVAAANAALGLFDRYSEIGHRAYTVFRGSMWEAFAQDTWKVSQNLTLTPGVRYSVIVPYHTWWGNQAVFDPQFYDPSLAVTVDPNTGLILGTPTLQQLYNGMVIPGSGFPSDAKNHIPEANTSQWNFLFRGVSDHYSDIQWNDIQPRLGAAYQLNNKTVLRAGAGRFYTRLGVSDSIFLGGNPPFQPMASLTNGQVDALGPSSASAIPLVVTTQSKEFQNPEAWNWNASVQRELPWNLIANVAYVGRRGLHLQREANINQPTTATIAANPGVKNIDALRPYKGFGSIRETDNVANSKYNSLQASLSRRFVNGLMFGVSYTLSKSMDNGSNQRDVVPDTYNTSMMWGPSEFDTRNILMINYLYELPFFRSQSSLVGKVLGGWQLSGITQFQSGTPCSAAQSKDYAGVGLDSNFGCGVNGQYFSWDGKLSTPHTFGSSGQWICCASDFTAPAPGTFVTQQVRDIIYQPGFQNWNMGLFKKFAVNERVNFQFRAEAFNVWNHPNWGGTSGGGLQLDPTSKSFGQVLTKGSERNLQLSLRAEF, from the coding sequence ATGTCAATTCACGTGCGTCGTTTTCTGCGCTTCGTCCTGTGTGTCGGATCGCTAACGTTCTTCAGTCTGCTCACCTTTGCGCAGTCTGACTTGGGAAGAATTTCCGGATTCATAAAAGATCCGTCAGGCGCCACGATTCCCAACGCCAAGGTCACAGTGGCAAACAAAAGCGGTCTGCAGCGCTCGACCGTCACCAACGAGTCGGGGTATTACACGGTTACCAACGTTCCGCCGGGCCTGTACACGGTGACTGCAGAAGCCACCGGGTTCCAGAAATTTCAAAGCGCTGATAACAAACTCGATCCCTCCAGCAACCTCGTAGTCGATGCAACGCTGTCCGTCGGCGCGACCACGCAAACGGTCGAGGTGTCAGCATCAGCGGTGCAACTGCAAACCGAATCGGCAACAGTGCAGAAACTCGTCAACCGTGAGCAGATTGACTCTCTAGAACTCAACGGTCGGAACCCGATTTTTATGGCCAACCTGGTTCCGGGCGTCCGCGGCACCAACATCGTTGGTCTTTCGATCGGTGTCGGAGGTCTTTCGACCAACATTAACGGTGCTCGCACACCTGAGAGTCTGGTCACTTACGATGGCGCACCCGCTATGCGCACGCGTTCCAATGGCGCTATTCTCGGCCAGCCTGATGTGGACTCAGTACAGGAAATTCAGGTCCTCACGGCCGATTATTCGGCAGAATATGGCCGTTCATCCGGCGGACAGATCCGCATTGTTTCTAAGAGCGGTACGCAGACGTTCCACGGCTCGGCCTTCGAATATGTACGTAACACCATCTTCAACGCGAACTCCTGGTCCCGCAATCAGAACCCGCTTACCCAATTCACGGCTCCGGATCATTACAACCAGTTTGGATACAACATCGGTGGGCCGGTCTATATACCGAACCATTTCAATTCCAACAAAGACAAGCTCTTCTTCTACTGGGGGCAGGAGTGGGTAAAACGTGTCTTTACCGACACGAGCTCCCAGACCGTACCAACGCTCGCCATGCGCGAGGGTGATTTCAGAGAACTTCTGACCAACCCCATCTTTGGGTACACAGCGACTACGGGAGTCATTAAGGACCCGACCACCGGTACGCAGTTCGTGGCCTCGTCCAATCCCGCCGACCCGAACTTCAGCCCTGCCTGCACCGGCGCTGCTACTTGTGCGAACGTGATTCCAGCATCGCGCGTCAGCCACAATGGCCTTGGCATTTTGAACTCCTGGCCGGTGCCGAACCTCACGGTACCGATTGGCAACAACAACTGGACTGCTTTCGCGAAGCACCCACAGAATCAACGCAAAGACACTCTTACCCTCGATTGGAATGCAACCGACAAACAGCGCCTCAGCTTCCATCGTTTCAATTATGCGTGGTTTGAGTACCAGCCATTGGACGGCGGAACGAACGAAACTCCGAAGTTCTTCGATCGGCCGAACTACACTTACTCGCTGAACCATACTTGGACAATCAGCCCGACCAAAGTCAATGAAGTCCTGTTGTCCTACAGTCAGGATGTCGTTCACATCCCCATCGATGCCGCGAACTTCCTGGATCGCACCAAGGGCGCAGCTCAGGGCCCGAATCTCTTCGGCGTCAATTACAACTACATCTTTAATGATGGATCGAAGTTGCTGCCGACTCGTATTCCGAGCGTCAATATGTCGAAGTTTTCCACTCTCAACGGCGGACCGTATCCGTCACACTCCGCCGGCCCGGTTGGTGACCTCTCCGACAGCTTTACCTGGGTAAAGGGAAATCACACCTGGAAGTTCGGTGGCTTGTACGAATACTCAGGTGAGAACGACAACGACGAAATCAACGTATCGGCTTGCTCGACCTGCACCAACAACCAGAATGGCCAATTCCAGTTCGTGGACAGCCGCGCAGGCGGAACGGGAGTAGCGGCTGCAAACGCAGCCCTCGGCCTGTTTGATCGCTATTCAGAAATCGGCCACCGCGCCTACACCGTCTTCCGCGGCAGCATGTGGGAAGCTTTCGCACAGGATACCTGGAAGGTCTCGCAGAACCTCACCCTGACTCCGGGCGTCCGCTATTCGGTGATCGTTCCCTACCATACCTGGTGGGGAAATCAGGCGGTGTTCGATCCGCAGTTCTACGACCCATCGCTCGCAGTCACGGTCGATCCCAATACGGGATTGATCCTTGGCACACCAACCCTGCAGCAGCTCTATAACGGGATGGTCATTCCCGGCAGCGGATTCCCCTCTGACGCCAAGAACCACATTCCTGAAGCCAATACCAGCCAGTGGAACTTCTTGTTCCGCGGAGTGTCGGATCACTACTCCGACATTCAATGGAATGACATTCAGCCACGGTTGGGTGCTGCTTACCAGTTGAATAACAAGACCGTTCTGCGTGCTGGAGCGGGCCGTTTCTACACCCGACTGGGAGTTAGTGACTCTATCTTTCTGGGAGGCAATCCGCCATTCCAGCCAATGGCAAGCTTGACGAACGGTCAAGTGGATGCTCTTGGGCCAAGCTCGGCCTCAGCCATTCCGCTCGTGGTTACCACTCAGAGCAAGGAGTTCCAAAATCCCGAAGCCTGGAACTGGAACGCTTCAGTGCAGCGCGAGTTGCCGTGGAACCTGATTGCCAATGTCGCTTATGTGGGCCGTCGCGGCTTGCATCTGCAGCGCGAGGCGAATATCAACCAACCTACGACCGCTACCATCGCAGCAAACCCGGGGGTTAAGAACATCGACGCACTCAGGCCTTACAAGGGCTTTGGATCTATACGCGAGACTGATAACGTCGCTAATTCTAAGTACAACTCCTTGCAGGCGAGTTTGAGCCGTCGTTTCGTGAACGGCCTGATGTTTGGTGTTTCCTACACGCTTTCCAAAAGCATGGACAACGGCTCCAACCAACGCGATGTCGTTCCTGACACCTACAACACGAGCATGATGTGGGGGCCGTCGGAGTTCGATACCCGCAATATCCTGATGATCAATTACCTGTATGAACTGCCGTTCTTCCGCAGCCAGTCCAGCCTCGTTGGGAAAGTACTCGGCGGATGGCAACTTAGCGGTATTACGCAGTTCCAAAGCGGCACGCCCTGCAGCGCTGCACAATCCAAGGACTACGCTGGCGTAGGACTGGATTCCAACTTTGGTTGCGGCGTCAACGGGCAGTATTTCTCGTGGGACGGCAAGCTCAGCACTCCACATACCTTCGGATCCTCCGGCCAATGGATCTGCTGCGCTTCCGACTTCACTGCGCCCGCTCCTGGAACCTTCGTGACGCAACAAGTTCGCGACATCATCTATCAGCCGGGATTCCAGAATTGGAACATGGGCCTGTTCAAGAAGTTCGCAGTGAATGAACGAGTCAACTTCCAATTCCGCGCTGAGGCCTTCAACGTCTGGAACCACCCGAACTGGGGCGGCACCAGCGGTGGCGGGCTACAGCTCGATCCAACCAGCAAGAGTTTCGGACAAGTGCTGACCAAAGGCAGCGAACGCAACCTTCAACTCTCGTTGCGCGCGGAGTTCTAG
- a CDS encoding PTS fructose transporter subunit IIB, producing MKIVAVTACPTGIAHTYMAAEQLEKTAKTLGHQIKVETQGAMGIENELKESDIRQAQVAIFAVDIEIENRERFDQIKVIRVPVQDAIKDPVGVFKRIQG from the coding sequence ATGAAGATCGTTGCTGTAACCGCGTGTCCTACGGGGATCGCGCACACCTACATGGCGGCCGAGCAGCTCGAGAAGACCGCCAAAACACTCGGGCACCAGATCAAAGTCGAAACCCAGGGCGCAATGGGAATCGAGAACGAACTGAAAGAGAGCGACATTCGCCAGGCGCAGGTCGCGATCTTTGCCGTCGACATCGAGATCGAAAACCGCGAACGCTTTGATCAAATCAAGGTCATTCGCGTTCCGGTGCAGGACGCCATTAAAGACCCGGTTGGTGTCTTTAAAAGAATTCAAGGCTAG
- the ptsP gene encoding phosphoenolpyruvate--protein phosphotransferase, with protein MSQGVCNPVEFKFVCPLPNGLHARPASQLAEFAGGFASELSLTNLRTGAGANLKSTLAIISADVRSGDECSVRIVGTDEESARAALRAYIDQSLPFSDQPLSAPDESRKPIALPRALAHLTISYHSGVAVSAGIGKGKAVVIGGMHLPEALEEERAEDPKREERKIERALAAVRERIKGMLSRSMSPAEAGVLKAHLAILDDISLSDKVSQLIAEGRSAGQALIEAAQHFISTLQQSTSAYIRDRAVDLQEICLRVLEELYGSRFTAPALQLSEPSVVVAETLAPQQLLSFDSRWLHGIVLEYAGTTSHTVILARSLGIPTVVGVKDAPVLFSQEHDVVVDANRGLVIPNGTAAIQRFYDRERRVQEARQNALLRDGYGRAATRDGQRLEVAANVSSGEEAIVAFANGAESIGLFRTEMLFIGRDEAPDEEEQFSIYREVARSAGKRPVIIRTIDIGGDKPVPNLNLPAESNPYLGFRGMRIYQEHRDLFRAQLRALLRASAFGRIQIMAPMVSTIEEVLWLKAQFAELKQELNETGISFDENIPLGIMIEVPSIAFILDQLCTELDFFSIGTNDLNQYFLAVDRDNAKVAALSRVHHPSFLRFLRHIVDGVHEHGKWVGMCGEMAGDPANLPILIGLGLDEISAASPQIPILKQKIAELSAAECRLILDRMTSAAQVKDVEMLLAEAQSQVVEQALLSTDLVIVGSDSETKEEAIRELVDALYMAGRTQDPDRLEEVVWQRESAYSTGLGHGFAIPHCRSDAINANSVAVLKLSKPVEWAALDGKPVSMVILLAVRESDANNSHMQVLAKLARRLMNESFRQELGRLERPPEIMAFLSRELELGN; from the coding sequence ATGAGTCAGGGAGTCTGTAATCCGGTGGAGTTCAAGTTCGTTTGTCCGCTGCCGAATGGACTCCATGCCCGTCCGGCAAGCCAGTTGGCGGAATTCGCCGGCGGCTTTGCTTCAGAACTCTCCCTGACAAACTTAAGAACCGGCGCCGGAGCCAATCTCAAAAGCACGCTGGCGATTATCTCCGCCGATGTTCGCAGCGGCGATGAATGCTCGGTGCGCATCGTCGGGACAGATGAAGAATCGGCACGCGCAGCTCTGCGAGCATATATCGATCAGAGTCTTCCGTTCAGCGATCAACCTTTGAGTGCGCCTGATGAGAGCCGCAAACCGATCGCTCTGCCGCGAGCGCTTGCACACCTTACGATTTCTTATCACTCCGGTGTAGCAGTCAGCGCGGGAATCGGAAAAGGCAAAGCTGTCGTGATAGGCGGGATGCATCTTCCCGAAGCGTTGGAAGAAGAGCGCGCCGAAGATCCAAAACGGGAAGAGCGCAAGATCGAGCGTGCGCTGGCTGCGGTTCGCGAGCGCATTAAAGGCATGCTGTCGCGATCGATGTCACCGGCGGAAGCCGGCGTCCTGAAAGCTCATCTGGCGATTCTGGACGACATTTCACTTTCTGACAAGGTGAGCCAACTGATCGCCGAAGGACGCTCTGCAGGACAAGCCCTTATTGAAGCCGCCCAGCATTTCATCTCCACATTGCAGCAATCAACCAGTGCGTATATTCGCGATCGCGCTGTAGATCTTCAGGAGATTTGCCTGCGGGTGCTGGAAGAACTCTATGGTTCGCGGTTCACTGCTCCGGCACTGCAATTGAGCGAACCCAGCGTGGTGGTGGCGGAAACCCTCGCACCGCAACAGTTGCTCAGCTTTGATTCTCGCTGGCTGCACGGCATCGTGTTGGAGTATGCCGGAACCACTTCGCATACGGTGATCCTTGCTCGCTCTCTGGGAATTCCCACGGTCGTCGGCGTGAAGGATGCTCCTGTGCTCTTTTCTCAGGAACACGACGTGGTCGTGGATGCGAACCGCGGCTTGGTGATTCCCAACGGCACCGCTGCCATTCAGCGTTTTTACGATCGGGAGCGCCGCGTGCAAGAGGCGCGCCAGAATGCGCTGCTTCGCGACGGTTATGGTCGCGCCGCCACCCGCGACGGTCAGCGACTCGAGGTGGCGGCAAATGTTTCATCCGGAGAAGAAGCCATCGTCGCGTTCGCGAACGGCGCTGAGTCCATCGGACTGTTTCGCACCGAGATGCTTTTCATCGGCAGAGATGAGGCGCCGGACGAAGAAGAGCAATTCTCGATCTACCGTGAAGTCGCGCGCTCGGCAGGGAAGCGGCCGGTCATCATCCGCACCATCGACATTGGCGGCGACAAGCCTGTTCCAAATCTGAATCTTCCGGCTGAATCGAATCCCTATCTGGGATTCCGCGGCATGCGCATCTATCAGGAGCACCGCGATCTCTTTCGCGCGCAACTCCGCGCCTTGTTGCGCGCCTCGGCTTTCGGGCGAATCCAGATCATGGCGCCGATGGTCTCGACCATTGAGGAAGTGCTTTGGTTGAAGGCGCAGTTTGCCGAGTTGAAACAGGAGCTAAACGAGACGGGAATCTCTTTCGATGAAAACATCCCTTTGGGGATCATGATCGAAGTTCCGTCGATTGCCTTCATTCTCGACCAACTGTGCACCGAGCTTGATTTCTTCAGCATCGGAACCAACGATCTGAACCAATACTTTCTCGCCGTCGATCGCGACAATGCAAAAGTGGCCGCCCTTTCGCGCGTCCACCATCCCAGTTTTTTGCGCTTTTTGCGGCACATCGTCGATGGAGTTCACGAACACGGCAAATGGGTCGGAATGTGCGGCGAGATGGCAGGCGATCCCGCGAACCTGCCGATCCTGATCGGATTGGGACTCGACGAGATCAGCGCCGCCTCGCCGCAAATTCCCATATTGAAACAGAAGATTGCTGAACTCTCGGCTGCCGAATGCCGGCTCATCCTCGATCGCATGACGAGTGCGGCGCAGGTGAAAGACGTGGAGATGTTGCTCGCGGAAGCGCAATCGCAAGTCGTGGAGCAGGCGCTGCTCTCGACTGACCTCGTGATCGTTGGCTCTGACAGCGAAACGAAAGAAGAAGCGATTCGTGAGCTGGTCGACGCCTTGTACATGGCCGGACGCACGCAGGATCCCGATCGGTTGGAAGAAGTTGTCTGGCAGCGCGAGAGCGCGTACTCCACCGGCTTGGGCCATGGCTTCGCGATTCCGCACTGCCGCAGCGACGCAATCAATGCGAACTCGGTCGCCGTCTTGAAACTCAGCAAGCCAGTAGAATGGGCTGCGCTCGACGGCAAGCCGGTGAGCATGGTGATCCTGCTTGCGGTGCGCGAGTCCGATGCGAATAACAGTCACATGCAGGTGCTGGCGAAGCTGGCCAGACGGTTGATGAACGAATCGTTCCGGCAGGAACTCGGAAGATTAGAGCGGCCGCCGGAGATCATGGCGTTTTTGTCGCGCGAGCTGGAGTTGGGGAATTGA